Proteins co-encoded in one bacterium genomic window:
- a CDS encoding transcriptional regulator/antitoxin, MazE produces MITKVQKWGNSQGLRLSKELLSNVEIGVGDAVDVAVRDGALVVTPVRRVRGGRDLRELVRRIPKDDKTKELDWGRPVGREVW; encoded by the coding sequence ATGATCACCAAGGTGCAGAAGTGGGGCAACAGCCAGGGGCTCCGCTTGAGCAAGGAGCTGCTTTCGAATGTTGAGATCGGCGTAGGGGATGCAGTCGACGTGGCGGTACGTGACGGTGCTCTCGTGGTGACGCCTGTTCGCCGCGTGCGAGGCGGCCGCGATCTGCGTGAACTAGTCCGACGTATTCCCAAGGACGACAAGACAAAGGAACTCGACTGGGGCCGGCCGGTAGGCAGGGAGGTCTGGTAG
- a CDS encoding radical SAM protein, with translation MTLSGLHLLLTYQCNLECDHCFVWGSTRQNGTMTLRSIRRVLRQARSVGTIKSIYFEGGEPFLYYPVLVRGVRMAARMGFRVGIVSNGYWATTVEDALAWLRPFAGLIQDLSVSSDLYHWSEKLSQQARDARAAAERLQIPVGTISIAQPEATNAAPAAGQLPSGESAVMYRGRAVEKLVARAARHPWEQFTECPHEDLREPGRVHVDPLGNVHICQGIVVGNMLRTPLEKICRTYDPDKHPVTGPLLAGGPAELVRRHGLTHEECYADACHLCYESRRVLRERFPEMLAPGQMYGAGEEQ, from the coding sequence GTGACGCTATCGGGGCTTCATCTTCTTCTAACGTACCAGTGCAATCTCGAGTGCGACCACTGCTTCGTATGGGGCAGCACGCGGCAGAACGGAACGATGACCCTGCGGAGCATCCGGCGGGTCCTCCGGCAGGCCAGGAGCGTCGGCACAATCAAGTCCATCTACTTCGAGGGCGGCGAGCCCTTCCTTTACTACCCTGTCCTGGTAAGAGGGGTCCGGATGGCGGCGCGCATGGGCTTCCGCGTTGGCATCGTCTCGAACGGCTACTGGGCGACAACGGTGGAGGACGCGCTGGCGTGGCTGAGGCCGTTCGCGGGGCTAATCCAGGACCTGTCCGTGAGCAGCGACCTGTACCACTGGAGCGAGAAGCTGAGCCAGCAGGCCAGGGATGCGCGCGCGGCCGCGGAGAGGCTGCAGATCCCGGTCGGGACAATCAGCATCGCCCAGCCCGAGGCCACGAATGCCGCGCCGGCGGCCGGCCAGTTGCCATCCGGCGAATCCGCGGTCATGTACCGTGGGCGGGCCGTGGAGAAGCTGGTCGCGCGGGCCGCCCGGCATCCCTGGGAGCAGTTCACGGAATGCCCGCACGAAGACCTGCGCGAGCCGGGCCGGGTGCACGTTGACCCGCTCGGCAACGTACACATCTGCCAGGGGATCGTGGTAGGCAACATGCTCCGGACGCCTCTGGAGAAGATCTGCCGCACCTACGATCCTGACAAGCATCCTGTCACCGGCCCGCTCCTCGCGGGCGGCCCGGCGGAGCTGGTGCGCCGCCACGGGCTGACCCACGAAGAGTGCTACGCGGACGCGTGCCACCTGTGCTACGAGAGCCGCCGGGTGCTGCGTGAGCGCTTCCCTGAGATGCTTGCACCGGGCCAGATGTATGGAGCGGGCGAGGAGCAGTAG
- a CDS encoding MurR/RpiR family transcriptional regulator: protein MPPERHTGIGSLTRLRELRPRLADAERRLATYILRHPRQVLDSSITLVAGRARVSEATVVRLCRRIGCRGYQDLRIRLAGDLVLPPRQIYEEIEPDDDSPAVKRKVFGISIRALEETLDVLDDRALESAVEAITAARRVDFYGVGASGIVAMDAQQKFLRIGIDAQAFVDPHMQAVSAALLRRGDVAVGISDSGSTRDTVYALGVAQAAGATTMAITRYGPSPIDKVASIRLNTVSSEGGIRGAAIASRMAQLAVVDAITMSVALHRYEQTLAALRATRDAVAEKKF from the coding sequence ATGCCTCCCGAGCGCCACACCGGCATCGGAAGCCTAACCCGGCTCCGCGAACTCCGGCCCCGCCTCGCCGATGCGGAACGCCGGTTGGCCACCTACATCCTGCGGCACCCCCGTCAGGTCTTGGATTCCTCGATCACCCTCGTAGCCGGTCGGGCCCGCGTGAGCGAGGCCACGGTCGTGCGCCTGTGCCGGCGCATAGGATGCCGCGGATATCAGGATCTGCGCATCCGGCTGGCTGGAGACCTGGTGCTCCCGCCGCGGCAGATCTACGAGGAGATCGAGCCGGACGATGACAGTCCCGCCGTCAAGCGCAAGGTGTTCGGGATCTCAATCCGGGCCCTTGAGGAAACCCTGGATGTGCTGGACGACAGGGCGCTTGAGAGCGCGGTCGAGGCGATCACCGCAGCACGGCGGGTGGACTTCTACGGCGTGGGCGCGTCGGGAATCGTCGCTATGGATGCGCAGCAGAAGTTTCTGCGCATCGGCATTGACGCCCAGGCTTTTGTGGACCCGCACATGCAGGCGGTATCAGCCGCGCTGCTCCGTCGCGGCGACGTCGCGGTCGGCATCTCGGACTCCGGCTCGACCCGGGACACGGTGTACGCGCTGGGAGTGGCACAGGCGGCCGGGGCGACGACGATGGCCATCACCAGGTACGGACCGTCACCGATCGACAAAGTTGCGTCAATACGCCTGAACACGGTTTCGTCCGAGGGAGGTATCCGCGGCGCGGCGATCGCCAGCCGCATGGCGCAGCTCGCCGTGGTGGACGCCATCACGATGTCTGTGGCGCTTCATCGCTACGAGCAGACGCTGGCGGCGCTGCGGGCGACACGGGACGCGGTCGCGGAGAAGAAGTTCTGA
- a CDS encoding protein-L-isoaspartate(D-aspartate) O-methyltransferase produces MSRIAVLIVVLAVAGADAWAGPDRYVEARRAMVETQIKARGVRGERVLRAMLTVPRHRFVPERHLRQAYNDHPLPIGFGQTISQPYIVALMSEEAAVRPGQRVLEIGTGSGYQAAILAELTDHDRVYTVEIIEPLAQSAARGLRELGYGKVRTRNGDGYLGWPEAAPFDAILVTAAPDHVPPPLVRQLKEGGRMVVPVGPPGLVQTLWRITKEGGQLKFHSLGAVMFVPLVRR; encoded by the coding sequence GTGTCTCGCATCGCCGTCCTGATCGTTGTGCTCGCTGTGGCCGGTGCGGATGCATGGGCCGGCCCCGATCGCTACGTTGAGGCCCGCCGGGCAATGGTGGAGACCCAGATCAAAGCGCGCGGGGTGCGCGGCGAGCGCGTGCTGCGGGCGATGCTGACCGTGCCCAGGCACCGCTTCGTGCCTGAGCGCCACCTTCGCCAGGCCTACAACGACCACCCGCTGCCCATCGGATTCGGCCAGACGATCTCGCAGCCGTACATCGTGGCCCTCATGTCCGAGGAGGCGGCGGTGCGGCCGGGGCAGCGCGTCCTCGAGATCGGTACCGGCTCCGGTTACCAGGCCGCCATCCTGGCCGAGTTGACGGATCATGACCGGGTATACACCGTTGAGATAATCGAGCCGCTGGCGCAGTCCGCGGCGCGGGGGCTGCGGGAACTGGGCTACGGGAAGGTGCGGACGCGCAACGGCGACGGCTACCTGGGTTGGCCCGAGGCTGCGCCGTTCGATGCGATCCTGGTGACCGCCGCGCCGGACCACGTGCCGCCGCCGCTGGTCCGCCAACTGAAGGAAGGCGGGCGGATGGTGGTGCCGGTAGGTCCGCCGGGGCTGGTGCAGACGCTGTGGCGGATCACCAAGGAGGGCGGCCAGTTGAAGTTCCACAGTCTGGGGGCGGTGATGTTCGTGCCGCTGGTGAGGAGGTAA
- a CDS encoding type II toxin-antitoxin system PemK/MazF family toxin: MVEYVPRKGDFIAVSFDPRSGHEQRGRRPALVVSNDLFNRHTGLCLVCPVTNTRRDYPFHVSIPDNKEIMGFVMVEQVKSIDFRSRKAKRIGRAPEQVLQEALSLLDAVIY; this comes from the coding sequence ATGGTGGAGTATGTCCCACGCAAGGGGGACTTCATCGCCGTAAGCTTCGATCCCCGGTCTGGCCACGAGCAACGAGGGCGTCGGCCCGCCCTGGTGGTCAGCAACGACCTCTTCAACCGGCACACAGGCCTTTGCCTCGTCTGTCCTGTCACCAACACGCGCCGCGACTACCCTTTCCACGTATCGATTCCTGACAACAAAGAGATAATGGGCTTCGTCATGGTCGAGCAGGTCAAATCAATTGACTTCCGTTCCCGGAAAGCGAAGCGCATCGGAAGGGCGCCCGAACAGGTCTTGCAGGAAGCACTTTCGCTTCTCGACGCGGTTATCTACTGA
- a CDS encoding N-acetyltransferase → MGAIQARRMRADDVLACARIVAGERLWQRYGQTLPRARGAIRRALASKGRASKGRGGAAAPDAGVLAVACEAGRVVGFIWFHRTGTFHHSGYVRWVGVAPEARGRGVGRALMRYAEERIFKAGPNVFLLVADFNVAAQAFYEDLGYTRVGAIPDYVVRGVTELLYRKTRGPIAAKNRKAVLTEG, encoded by the coding sequence ATGGGGGCCATCCAGGCCCGCCGCATGCGGGCGGACGACGTTCTGGCGTGCGCGCGGATAGTCGCGGGAGAGCGGCTGTGGCAGCGCTACGGCCAGACGCTCCCGCGCGCCCGGGGCGCGATCAGGCGGGCGCTGGCGTCCAAGGGCCGAGCATCCAAGGGCCGCGGAGGTGCGGCCGCGCCCGACGCCGGGGTCCTGGCCGTGGCGTGCGAGGCAGGGCGGGTCGTGGGTTTCATCTGGTTTCACCGCACCGGCACGTTTCACCACAGCGGGTACGTCCGGTGGGTGGGTGTGGCCCCGGAGGCGCGCGGGCGTGGCGTGGGCCGGGCCCTGATGCGCTACGCGGAGGAGCGGATCTTCAAGGCGGGCCCCAACGTCTTCCTGCTGGTTGCCGACTTCAATGTGGCGGCGCAGGCGTTCTACGAGGATTTGGGGTACACTCGCGTGGGGGCGATTCCAGACTACGTAGTGCGCGGTGTGACCGAGCTCCTCTATCGCAAGACGCGGGGACCTATCGCCGCGAAGAACCGAAAGGCAGTGCTCACGGAGGGATAG
- a CDS encoding M20/M25/M40 family metallo-hydrolase encodes MDDIFAHMDARFEDHISRVRSFVSQPSISGEGTGMAEMAELVRDSIQRLGGTAEIVPTPGWPVVFGEVAVGAPRTLLLYGMYDVQPVEGEEWIAPPFAGDIVDLPEFGPSMVARGVYNTKGPLAGLFNVLESIQAVRGRLPVNLKFVVEGEEELSSRNLPGFIEAYKDRLGADATYFPFYSQNRDGKPVLWLGVKGIQYFEIACRGGAWGGPRTRGVHGCNAVWVGNPLWRLTSALATMMDDAEQIQIEGFYDDVAPPSAEDEALLQQLARTFDPANELWMWDAERFKYDLHGADLLRRYLYDPQLNIDGVWGGYTGPGMKTLLPHEVRVKMDVRLVPNMEPERVRQRIRDHLVRIGRDDLEVHFYEGYPAAKTSVSEHVVQSLIRSCRSLGAEPEIWPHVAGSAPLYLFSRVLNQPFATGGLGHGGRPHSPNEYATVEGMRLFERSVARFIYEFAGA; translated from the coding sequence CCGAGATGGCCGAGCTGGTGCGAGACTCCATCCAGAGGTTGGGTGGGACCGCGGAGATCGTCCCCACCCCTGGCTGGCCGGTGGTCTTCGGCGAGGTAGCAGTCGGGGCGCCCCGCACCCTGTTGCTCTACGGCATGTACGACGTGCAGCCGGTGGAAGGGGAGGAGTGGATCGCGCCTCCGTTTGCGGGCGACATCGTTGATCTGCCCGAGTTCGGGCCCAGCATGGTGGCCCGCGGCGTGTACAACACCAAGGGCCCGTTGGCCGGGCTCTTCAACGTTCTGGAGAGCATACAGGCGGTGCGCGGACGGCTCCCGGTGAACTTGAAGTTCGTGGTGGAGGGAGAGGAAGAGCTCAGCAGCCGTAACCTGCCCGGGTTCATCGAAGCCTACAAGGACCGTCTGGGAGCCGACGCCACGTACTTCCCATTCTACTCTCAGAACCGCGACGGTAAGCCGGTGCTTTGGCTGGGCGTGAAGGGCATTCAGTACTTCGAGATCGCCTGCCGCGGAGGCGCCTGGGGCGGTCCCCGTACCCGTGGCGTGCACGGGTGCAACGCGGTCTGGGTGGGTAACCCCCTCTGGCGTCTGACCAGCGCCCTGGCCACCATGATGGACGATGCCGAGCAGATTCAGATCGAAGGCTTCTACGACGATGTGGCCCCGCCCAGCGCCGAAGACGAGGCGCTCCTCCAGCAGCTCGCCCGGACCTTCGATCCTGCCAACGAGCTGTGGATGTGGGACGCCGAACGGTTTAAGTACGACCTCCACGGTGCCGACCTGCTGCGGCGGTACCTGTACGATCCGCAGCTCAACATAGACGGCGTCTGGGGCGGTTACACCGGGCCGGGGATGAAGACGCTCCTTCCGCATGAGGTGCGCGTCAAGATGGACGTGCGCCTCGTCCCCAACATGGAGCCGGAGCGGGTGCGCCAGCGCATCCGGGACCATCTGGTGAGGATCGGCCGCGATGACCTTGAGGTTCACTTCTACGAGGGCTATCCCGCTGCTAAGACGAGCGTCAGCGAGCACGTGGTCCAGTCGCTGATTCGCTCTTGCAGGTCGCTGGGCGCCGAGCCGGAGATCTGGCCGCACGTGGCCGGATCCGCGCCGCTCTATCTGTTCAGCAGGGTTCTCAACCAGCCGTTCGCCACGGGCGGCCTGGGGCACGGCGGACGCCCCCACAGTCCCAACGAGTACGCGACCGTGGAGGGGATGCGGCTGTTCGAGCGGTCTGTCGCGCGCTTCATCTACGAGTTTGCGGGGGCTTGA